The proteins below come from a single Malus domestica chromosome 03, GDT2T_hap1 genomic window:
- the LOC103418716 gene encoding uncharacterized protein has product MAAPRSAAPSHILPSVIALSLLSLGFVIYKVDDFATQTKTLAGHNLQPTPWHFFPPKTFTDETLHDRAYKLIHCSYLACRYKSNEVPERRRPPSFRAKAPKCPEFFRWIHHDLEPWARTRISAAHLETAKQHAAFRVVIVDGRLYVDLFWACVQSRAMFTIWGFLQLLARYPGRVPDVDIMFDCMDKPIINRTEHESMPLPLFRYCTDGDHFDIPFPDWSFWGWPELNIHPWEEQFGEIKRGSQERSWKKKEPFAYWKGNPDVSSPIRTELLNCNDTKMWRAQIMRQDWEAEARAGYEHSKLSTQCNHQYKIYAEGYAWSVSLKYIVSCGSLTLIITPQYEDFFSRGLIPKINYWPISPNAICPSIKSAVDWAQGHQSEAKAMGQRGQDFMESLSMDRVYDYMFHLIMEYSKLLDFEPDIPASAMEVCTESLLCLADPKQREWLKRSTAYPSPSPPCTLPSADSNLIKRWKRKKQETMDAVEDMNPKGRRR; this is encoded by the exons ATGGCGGCTCCGAGATCCGCCGCGCCCTCTCACATCCTCCCATCCGTCATCgccctctcccttctctctctcggctTCGTCATCTACAAG GTGGACGACTTCGCCACTCAGACCAAGACACTGGCCGGCCACAACCTCCAGCCGACGCCTTGGCACTTCTTCCCGCCAAAAACTTTCACCGACGAGACCCTCCACGACCGAGCCTACAAGCTTATCCACTGCTCATATCTCGCCTGCCGCTACAAAAGCAACGAAGTCCCTGAACGACGCCGTCCTCCGTCTTTCCGTGCGAAAGCCCCGAAATGCCCCGAGTTCTTCCGTTGGATCCACCACGATCTGGAGCCCTGGGCCCGGACCCGGATCTCCGCTGCCCATTTGGAGACCGCCAAGCAACACGCAGCGTTTCGCGTGGTGATTGTTGACGGGAGGCTGTATGTGGATTTGTTCTGGGCTTGCGTGCAGAGCCGCGCCATGTTCACCATTTGGGGTTTCCTGCAGCTCCTTGCCAGGTATCCGGGTCGGGTTCCGGATGTGGATATCATGTTTGATTGCATGGATAAGCCCATAATTAACCGGACCGAGCACGAATCGATGCCTTTGCCGCTTTTCCGGTACTGTACGGACGGTGATCATTTTGATATCCCATTTCCTGATTGGTCCTTCTGGGGTTG GCCAGAGCTTAACATTCATCCCTGGGAAGAGCAGTTCGGGGAAATCAAGCGGGGTTCTCAGGAAAGAAGTTGGAAAAAGAAGGAGCCTTTCGCATATTGGAAAGGAAACCCAGATGTTAGTTCCCCTATTCGTACGGAGTTACTTAACTGCAATGACACGAAGATGTGGAGAGCACAGATTATGCGTCAG GATTGGGAAGCGGAAGCAAGAGCTGGTTATGAGCATTCCAAACTATCTACGCAGTGTAATCATCA GTACAAAATCTATGCAGAAGGCTATGCTTGGTCTGTCAGCCTAAAATATATTGTATCATGTGGTTCTCTTACACTCATAATAACCCCGCAATATGAGGATTTCTTCAGCCGCGGTCTCATTCCTAAGATTAATTATTGGCCCATCTCCCCTAACGCTATATGCCCGTCTATAAAGTCTGCTGTTGACTGGGCTCAGGGGCACCAATCTGAG GCTAAGGCAATGGGACAAAGAGGGCAGGATTTCATGGAAAGCCTAAGCATGGATCGGGTCTATGATTACATGTTTCACCTCATCATGGAGTACTCAAAGCTGCTGGACTTCGAGCCAGACATTCCAGCTTCTGCTATGGAAGTATGTACAGAATCCCTGCTTTGTCTTGCTGACCCGAAACAGAGAGAATGGCTTAAAAGGTCTACCGCGTACCCTTCTCCTAGCCCGCCGTGCACTCTCCCGTCGGCTGATAGTAATCTCATCAAGAGATGGAAGCGGAAAAAACAAGAAACGATGGACGCTGTGGAGGACATGAATCCGAAGGGACGGAGACGATGA